A genome region from Staphylococcus capitis subsp. capitis includes the following:
- a CDS encoding membrane protein — protein sequence MNTVKESIIVAFAFVGVVVGAGFATGQEIFQFFTSNGIYSIAGIIITGLIVTLGGIFVLNTGFRLKSQNHSESINFYLHPLIAKVFDIILTIFLFSLAIIMTAGGASTINESFGIPFWLSSLILVVLILLTLFLQFDRLIAVLGGVTPFLVAVVVMIAVYYFVTGHIDFTAANQYSNNNKSISPGWWFDAINYASLQIAAAFSFLTVMGGKLKFQKSTIYGGLIGGLIITFLLLMINLGLITEFDKIKHVALPSLLLAKQISPSIGTIMSVIMVLVIYNTVVGLMYAFATRFSQPFTKRYFSLIIMMAIITFICTFIGFISLIGKVFPIMGLFGFILLIPVIYKGFLRH from the coding sequence ATGAATACTGTTAAAGAATCCATCATCGTTGCCTTCGCTTTCGTTGGCGTGGTCGTTGGAGCTGGATTTGCGACAGGTCAGGAAATATTTCAATTTTTCACAAGTAATGGTATCTATAGTATCGCTGGAATTATCATTACTGGTCTTATCGTTACTTTAGGTGGAATATTTGTTTTAAACACTGGCTTCCGTCTTAAATCTCAAAATCATTCTGAATCAATCAATTTCTATTTACATCCTTTGATTGCAAAAGTTTTCGATATCATACTGACTATATTTTTATTTTCACTTGCTATAATTATGACGGCAGGTGGTGCATCAACAATTAATGAGAGCTTTGGCATACCTTTTTGGCTAAGTTCTTTAATCTTAGTAGTGCTAATATTACTCACGTTGTTTTTACAGTTTGATCGATTAATTGCTGTACTTGGTGGGGTTACACCTTTCCTAGTCGCTGTAGTAGTAATGATTGCTGTGTATTATTTTGTTACTGGTCACATTGATTTTACTGCCGCGAATCAATATTCTAATAACAATAAATCAATTTCTCCAGGTTGGTGGTTCGATGCAATCAACTACGCCAGTTTACAAATTGCCGCTGCTTTCAGTTTTCTAACAGTTATGGGTGGTAAGTTGAAGTTTCAGAAATCGACTATTTATGGTGGCTTAATTGGTGGTCTCATCATTACTTTCCTATTGCTAATGATTAATCTAGGATTAATTACTGAGTTCGATAAAATAAAACATGTGGCATTACCATCGCTACTCTTAGCAAAACAGATTTCACCTTCTATCGGCACAATTATGTCTGTGATTATGGTGTTAGTAATATATAACACTGTTGTAGGTCTAATGTATGCATTTGCTACACGTTTTAGCCAACCCTTTACAAAACGTTATTTTAGTTTAATTATTATGATGGCTATCATTACTTTCATTTGTACATTTATTGGATTTATCTCACTGATTGGTAAGGTATTCCCTATTATGGGATTATTTGGTTTTATCTTGCTTATCCCTGTCATATATAAAGGTTTTCTTAGACACTAA
- a CDS encoding GNAT family N-acetyltransferase: MAEEIKQGDHKFYVGEDENNPQAVITFKDVDNNEIDIDHTGVSDELGGQGLGKKLVNSVVEYARNNNLKIIASCPFAKDVLEKDDHAQDVYLG, translated from the coding sequence ATGGCTGAAGAAATTAAACAAGGCGATCATAAATTTTATGTGGGAGAAGATGAGAATAATCCACAAGCAGTAATTACTTTCAAAGACGTAGATAACAATGAAATCGATATTGACCATACTGGTGTATCTGATGAACTAGGTGGACAAGGTTTAGGGAAAAAATTAGTGAATAGCGTTGTAGAATATGCGCGTAATAATAACTTAAAAATCATTGCTTCTTGCCCATTTGCTAAAGATGTTTTAGAAAAAGATGACCACGCGCAAGATGTTTATTTAGGTTAA
- a CDS encoding helix-turn-helix transcriptional regulator — translation MKNNILYYRKKMKISQETLSKNLGVSRQTINAIENNKYDPSLVLAFKLAKQFSVTVDELFTY, via the coding sequence GTGAAAAATAATATTTTGTACTATCGTAAAAAGATGAAAATATCTCAAGAAACATTAAGTAAGAATCTTGGGGTTTCTAGACAAACTATCAATGCTATTGAAAATAACAAATATGACCCATCATTAGTATTAGCGTTTAAATTAGCTAAACAGTTCTCAGTTACAGTTGATGAGTTGTTTACTTATTAA
- a CDS encoding sodium:proton antiporter: MSLDLPIMLMIVLFLALGIFSQWLADRIKWPSIVVMAIVGLLVGPILGITNPKEALGSEVFSPIVSLAVAIILFEGSSNLDFRELKGISKAVIRIITVGAVIAWILGAIALHTILNFPISVSFVMGGLFLITGPTVIQPLLKQAKVKRNVDSILRWESIILDPIGPMLALTAFYIFQIIEQGISFIVILIFVLKILAVVVIGFGASYLFNWFIRQDMIPQNLMPPIQFVFILLTFSVCDAILSESGLLAVTIFGLIMARKKRHDLIFKESDHFIDNASSILVSTVFILITSSLTKDVLLNVVSWQLFIFCIVMIVLVRPISVLFSTFKTEISKKERAIVAMMAPRGIVVLTVAQFFSGLFMDDKVAMAKYITPVTFGLVFITVVIYGFIFTPLSKLFGVASNEPPGVIIVGESEFSFHLGVNLRDHGIPVMMFNLFENTSEKAHEAGFEVFKGNLLSSNDRIYSDLLRYNKCILMTQSFIFNSLAFNELVPEFGLNNVDMMPVSFNDEQARNNLSGPIRNHILFDENHSPRWFNNYITQHNIVEVPAEEYHELTDKDMLIYYISEDKEVTFKRSNRELPENDTGVYGILRDAHA, encoded by the coding sequence ATGTCATTGGACTTACCCATTATGCTGATGATAGTTCTATTTCTAGCATTAGGGATTTTTAGTCAATGGTTAGCAGATAGAATTAAATGGCCATCTATAGTAGTTATGGCGATTGTTGGTTTACTCGTTGGCCCGATATTAGGTATCACTAATCCTAAAGAAGCGTTAGGATCTGAAGTGTTTAGTCCAATCGTTTCCTTAGCTGTTGCAATTATTTTATTTGAAGGTAGCAGTAATTTAGATTTTAGGGAACTTAAAGGAATTTCTAAAGCGGTTATTCGAATCATAACAGTCGGCGCAGTTATTGCATGGATTTTAGGTGCGATAGCCTTACATACAATCCTAAACTTTCCAATCTCCGTATCCTTTGTCATGGGAGGACTCTTTTTAATTACAGGTCCAACTGTGATTCAACCATTATTGAAACAAGCGAAAGTAAAGAGGAATGTTGACTCTATATTAAGATGGGAAAGTATTATTCTCGACCCAATTGGTCCGATGCTTGCATTGACAGCATTTTATATCTTCCAAATCATTGAACAAGGTATAAGTTTCATTGTTATTCTCATATTCGTACTGAAAATATTAGCCGTTGTCGTAATCGGCTTTGGTGCGTCATATTTATTTAATTGGTTCATACGCCAAGATATGATTCCACAAAATTTAATGCCACCTATCCAATTCGTTTTTATTCTCTTAACATTTAGTGTTTGTGATGCAATATTATCGGAATCTGGATTATTAGCGGTGACAATTTTTGGTTTAATAATGGCACGTAAAAAACGTCATGATTTAATCTTTAAAGAATCAGATCATTTCATCGATAATGCATCTTCTATATTAGTAAGTACAGTCTTTATTTTAATCACGTCATCACTTACGAAAGATGTATTACTTAATGTAGTATCATGGCAACTCTTTATTTTCTGTATTGTCATGATTGTCTTAGTTCGACCTATTTCAGTGCTTTTCTCAACATTTAAAACTGAAATTTCTAAGAAAGAACGAGCGATTGTTGCAATGATGGCGCCAAGAGGGATTGTCGTATTAACAGTGGCCCAATTTTTCTCAGGATTATTTATGGATGACAAAGTAGCTATGGCGAAGTATATCACGCCCGTGACATTCGGCTTAGTATTTATTACCGTGGTCATTTATGGCTTTATCTTTACACCATTAAGTAAATTATTCGGTGTCGCTAGTAATGAACCGCCAGGTGTAATTATAGTAGGTGAGAGTGAGTTCTCATTCCACCTAGGGGTGAATTTACGAGATCATGGTATTCCAGTTATGATGTTCAATTTATTTGAAAATACATCTGAGAAAGCACATGAAGCGGGATTTGAAGTCTTCAAAGGTAATTTATTATCAAGTAATGATCGTATTTACTCCGACTTACTTCGATATAATAAATGTATCTTAATGACACAGTCATTTATTTTCAATAGTCTGGCATTTAATGAATTAGTACCAGAATTCGGTTTAAATAATGTAGATATGATGCCTGTTTCTTTCAATGATGAACAGGCGAGAAATAATTTAAGTGGCCCGATTCGTAATCATATATTATTTGATGAAAATCACAGCCCACGCTGGTTTAATAACTACATTACACAACACAATATCGTAGAAGTGCCAGCAGAAGAGTACCATGAACTTACAGATAAAGACATGTTGATTTACTACATTAGTGAAGATAAAGAAGTCACATTTAAACGTAGTAATAGAGAATTACCAGAAAATGACACAGGGGTTTATGGTATTTTAAGAGATGCACATGCATGA